A single Chiloscyllium plagiosum isolate BGI_BamShark_2017 unplaced genomic scaffold, ASM401019v2 scaf_13623, whole genome shotgun sequence DNA region contains:
- the LOC122546412 gene encoding myosin heavy chain, skeletal muscle-like: AFSYFICKFHNCPLQILADWKQKFEECQAELEAAQKESRSLSTEVFKMKNAYEEALDQLETLKRENKNLQQEISDLTEHLAESSKALHEVEKAKKTAEQEKSEIQSALEEAE; the protein is encoded by the exons TGCATTCTCATATTTTATCTGCAAATTTCACAATTGTCCACTACAGATTCTGGCAGACTGGAAACAGAAATTTGAGGAATGTCAGGCTGAACTGGAAGCAGCTCAAAAGGAGTCTCGCAGTCTCAGTACCGAGGTCTTCAAGATGAAGAACGCATATGAGGAAGCTCTGGATCAACTTGAAACTCTTAAACGAGAGAACAAGAACCTGCAGC AGGAGATCTCTGACCTGACTGAGCATCTAGCTGAAAGCAGCAAAGCCCTCCATGAAGTAGAAAAGGCAAAGAAGACAGCTGAACAGGAGAAGAGTGAAAT